From Mus musculus strain C57BL/6J chromosome 8, GRCm38.p6 C57BL/6J, a single genomic window includes:
- the Helt gene encoding hairy and enhancer of split-related protein HELT isoform X3: MTVQYLRALHSADFPRGREKELLAEFANYFHYGYHECMKNLVHYLTTVERMETKDTKYARILAFLQSKARLGAEPTFPPLSLPEPDFSYQLHAASPEFPGHSPGEATMFPQGATPGSFPWPPGAARSPALPYLSSATVPLPSPAQQHSPFLAPMQGLDRHYLNLIGHGHPNGLNLHTPQHPPVL, from the exons ATGACAGTGCAGTACCTCAGAGCTCTGCATTCCGCGGATTTTCCCCGGGGAAGGGAAAAAG AGCTTTTAGCAGAATTTGCCAACTACTTCCACTACGGTTACCACGAGTGCATGAAGAACCTGGTGCACTACCTCACCACCGTGGAGCGGATGGAGACCAAAGACACCAAGTATGCGCGCATCCTCGCCTTCTTGCAATCCAAGGCCCGCCTGGGCGCCGAGCCCACCTTTCCGCCGCTCTCGCTTCCGGAGCCAGATTTCTCCTATCAGCTGCATGCAGCAAGCCCAGAGTTCCCGGGCCACAGCCCAGGTGAAGCCACAATGTTCCCGCAGGGGGCTACCCCAGGGTCATTCCCATGGCCTCCTGGAGCTGCCCGCAGCCCAGCACTGCCTTACTTGTCCAGCGCGACGGTACCTCTCCCCAGCCCGGCACAGCAGCACAGCCCCTTCTTGGCTCCGATGCAGGGCCTGGACCGGCATTATCTCAATCTGATCGGCCATGGCCACCCCAACGGCCTCAACCTGCACACGCCCCAGCACCCTCCGGTGCTCTGA
- the Helt gene encoding hairy and enhancer of split-related protein HELT isoform X2 → MTVQYLRALHSADFPRGREKAELLAEFANYFHYGYHECMKNLVHYLTTVERMETKDTKYARILAFLQSKARLGAEPTFPPLSLPEPDFSYQLHAASPEFPGHSPGEATMFPQGATPGSFPWPPGAARSPALPYLSSATVPLPSPAQQHSPFLAPMQGLDRHYLNLIGHGHPNGLNLHTPQHPPVL, encoded by the exons ATGACAGTGCAGTACCTCAGAGCTCTGCATTCCGCGGATTTTCCCCGGGGAAGGGAAAAAG CAGAGCTTTTAGCAGAATTTGCCAACTACTTCCACTACGGTTACCACGAGTGCATGAAGAACCTGGTGCACTACCTCACCACCGTGGAGCGGATGGAGACCAAAGACACCAAGTATGCGCGCATCCTCGCCTTCTTGCAATCCAAGGCCCGCCTGGGCGCCGAGCCCACCTTTCCGCCGCTCTCGCTTCCGGAGCCAGATTTCTCCTATCAGCTGCATGCAGCAAGCCCAGAGTTCCCGGGCCACAGCCCAGGTGAAGCCACAATGTTCCCGCAGGGGGCTACCCCAGGGTCATTCCCATGGCCTCCTGGAGCTGCCCGCAGCCCAGCACTGCCTTACTTGTCCAGCGCGACGGTACCTCTCCCCAGCCCGGCACAGCAGCACAGCCCCTTCTTGGCTCCGATGCAGGGCCTGGACCGGCATTATCTCAATCTGATCGGCCATGGCCACCCCAACGGCCTCAACCTGCACACGCCCCAGCACCCTCCGGTGCTCTGA
- the Helt gene encoding hairy and enhancer of split-related protein HELT isoform X1 has protein sequence MSDRLKERKRTPVSHKVIEKRRRDRINRCLNELGKTVPMALAKQSSGKLEKAEILEMTVQYLRALHSADFPRGREKAELLAEFANYFHYGYHECMKNLVHYLTTVERMETKDTKYARILAFLQSKARLGAEPTFPPLSLPEPDFSYQLHAASPEFPGHSPGEATMFPQGATPGSFPWPPGAARSPALPYLSSATVPLPSPAQQHSPFLAPMQGLDRHYLNLIGHGHPNGLNLHTPQHPPVL, from the exons ATGTCTGACAGGCTCAAGGAACGCAAA AGAACCCCGGTTTCTCATAAAGTgatagaaaagagaaggagggaccgAATTAACCGCTGCTTGAACGAGCTGGGCAAGACAGTCCCTATGGCCCTGGCGAAACAG AGTTCCGGGAAACTGGAGAAGGCGGAGATCCTGGAGATGACAGTGCAGTACCTCAGAGCTCTGCATTCCGCGGATTTTCCCCGGGGAAGGGAAAAAG CAGAGCTTTTAGCAGAATTTGCCAACTACTTCCACTACGGTTACCACGAGTGCATGAAGAACCTGGTGCACTACCTCACCACCGTGGAGCGGATGGAGACCAAAGACACCAAGTATGCGCGCATCCTCGCCTTCTTGCAATCCAAGGCCCGCCTGGGCGCCGAGCCCACCTTTCCGCCGCTCTCGCTTCCGGAGCCAGATTTCTCCTATCAGCTGCATGCAGCAAGCCCAGAGTTCCCGGGCCACAGCCCAGGTGAAGCCACAATGTTCCCGCAGGGGGCTACCCCAGGGTCATTCCCATGGCCTCCTGGAGCTGCCCGCAGCCCAGCACTGCCTTACTTGTCCAGCGCGACGGTACCTCTCCCCAGCCCGGCACAGCAGCACAGCCCCTTCTTGGCTCCGATGCAGGGCCTGGACCGGCATTATCTCAATCTGATCGGCCATGGCCACCCCAACGGCCTCAACCTGCACACGCCCCAGCACCCTCCGGTGCTCTGA
- the Helt gene encoding hairy and enhancer of split-related protein HELT, protein MSDRLKERKRTPVSHKVIEKRRRDRINRCLNELGKTVPMALAKQSSGKLEKAEILEMTVQYLRALHSADFPRGREKELLAEFANYFHYGYHECMKNLVHYLTTVERMETKDTKYARILAFLQSKARLGAEPTFPPLSLPEPDFSYQLHAASPEFPGHSPGEATMFPQGATPGSFPWPPGAARSPALPYLSSATVPLPSPAQQHSPFLAPMQGLDRHYLNLIGHGHPNGLNLHTPQHPPVL, encoded by the exons ATGTCTGACAGGCTCAAGGAACGCAAA AGAACCCCGGTTTCTCATAAAGTgatagaaaagagaaggagggaccgAATTAACCGCTGCTTGAACGAGCTGGGCAAGACAGTCCCTATGGCCCTGGCGAAACAG AGTTCCGGGAAACTGGAGAAGGCGGAGATCCTGGAGATGACAGTGCAGTACCTCAGAGCTCTGCATTCCGCGGATTTTCCCCGGGGAAGGGAAAAAG AGCTTTTAGCAGAATTTGCCAACTACTTCCACTACGGTTACCACGAGTGCATGAAGAACCTGGTGCACTACCTCACCACCGTGGAGCGGATGGAGACCAAAGACACCAAGTATGCGCGCATCCTCGCCTTCTTGCAATCCAAGGCCCGCCTGGGCGCCGAGCCCACCTTTCCGCCGCTCTCGCTTCCGGAGCCAGATTTCTCCTATCAGCTGCATGCAGCAAGCCCAGAGTTCCCGGGCCACAGCCCAGGTGAAGCCACAATGTTCCCGCAGGGGGCTACCCCAGGGTCATTCCCATGGCCTCCTGGAGCTGCCCGCAGCCCAGCACTGCCTTACTTGTCCAGCGCGACGGTACCTCTCCCCAGCCCGGCACAGCAGCACAGCCCCTTCTTGGCTCCGATGCAGGGCCTGGACCGGCATTATCTCAATCTGATCGGCCATGGCCACCCCAACGGCCTCAACCTGCACACGCCCCAGCACCCTCCGGTGCTCTGA